One segment of Desulfolucanica intricata DNA contains the following:
- a CDS encoding IS1182 family transposase — MLRREDEQLNFADMDNWQERIPKNSFYYCLRQWVENNLSDEQFSHLYSEGKGRPSLSPTRMLTATIIQLEKGYSDREMDEAAQFDDRVKYALRLSRSPQYRVTHSSLSRYRKMFLEDNIGRKILKMTLQTATAAGLFEGADKDLVDSFMIHGATSKQDTFTLIRKAMARVLRLSEKDGLRNAIELILEHKEYGKNGKPKINWNIEEEKQKLLTTLVNDARWVKELISQYTVSDELKDAVDLLQLVAEQDIEENDGQIKIRRGVAKDRTISIKDPEMRHGRKTTSYKTDGYKGHIMTGGKDCELVISTTATPANAPDESALDELEEQRKENLGRYSKDLLADTAYGGADTRKNMQEQGINLIAKVPPASNKKGLFSKEEFNIDLKAGLVTCPANQTVSTIPKRKSKKQIQRAEKGIIKFPKEKCNSCPLKDKCTNSKSGRTIRIHENEELLQAARAKQETVEFKEEYSTRANVERTIAHLTRHGARKTRLVGTAWAKFKLALHGAVRNIMTIPRLLKKQAKEELQAATG; from the coding sequence ATGCTCAGAAGAGAAGACGAACAACTTAACTTTGCTGATATGGATAATTGGCAGGAACGCATTCCCAAAAACTCCTTTTACTATTGCCTCAGGCAATGGGTCGAAAATAACCTTAGCGATGAACAATTTTCTCATTTATACAGTGAAGGAAAAGGACGTCCTTCATTAAGCCCCACCCGTATGCTTACTGCTACCATTATCCAGTTAGAAAAAGGTTATTCAGACCGGGAAATGGACGAGGCTGCTCAATTTGACGACCGGGTAAAATACGCATTAAGACTAAGTCGCAGCCCACAATACCGGGTAACCCACTCATCTTTATCCAGGTACCGTAAAATGTTTTTGGAGGACAATATCGGCCGAAAAATATTAAAAATGACACTACAAACAGCAACTGCAGCAGGCCTTTTTGAGGGTGCCGATAAAGATTTAGTAGATTCTTTTATGATTCACGGGGCTACATCCAAGCAGGACACATTTACATTGATCCGTAAAGCTATGGCCCGGGTTTTGCGCCTCTCGGAAAAAGACGGCTTGCGAAATGCAATAGAGTTGATTCTGGAACATAAAGAATACGGTAAAAACGGTAAACCTAAAATTAATTGGAACATTGAAGAAGAAAAGCAAAAACTGTTAACTACTCTTGTCAATGATGCCCGCTGGGTAAAAGAACTTATCTCACAATACACAGTCTCCGACGAATTAAAAGATGCCGTTGACCTCCTGCAATTGGTAGCAGAGCAGGATATTGAAGAAAATGACGGTCAAATCAAAATTCGCCGGGGTGTTGCCAAGGATAGAACCATTTCCATAAAAGATCCTGAAATGCGCCACGGGCGCAAGACTACAAGTTACAAAACAGACGGGTACAAAGGGCACATCATGACAGGCGGCAAAGACTGTGAACTGGTTATCTCCACCACAGCTACACCAGCCAATGCTCCTGACGAATCCGCACTGGATGAACTCGAAGAGCAGAGAAAAGAAAACCTTGGTCGGTACTCTAAAGATCTACTTGCCGATACTGCATATGGCGGTGCCGATACCAGAAAAAACATGCAAGAACAAGGAATCAATTTGATAGCCAAAGTACCTCCTGCCAGTAACAAAAAAGGGCTCTTCTCCAAAGAAGAATTCAACATCGATTTAAAAGCGGGATTAGTTACTTGTCCTGCCAATCAAACTGTTTCCACAATACCAAAACGTAAGAGTAAGAAACAAATTCAGCGGGCGGAAAAAGGTATTATTAAGTTTCCGAAAGAGAAATGCAATTCGTGTCCGCTAAAAGATAAATGTACTAATTCCAAATCTGGGCGCACAATTCGCATCCATGAAAATGAAGAGCTACTACAAGCTGCCCGTGCCAAGCAAGAAACCGTTGAATTCAAAGAAGAATACTCTACTCGTGCAAATGTGGAAAGGACGATAGCCCATTTAACCCGCCATGGAGCACGCAAAACCCGTTTAGTAGGTACAGCTTGGGCTAAGTTTAAACTTGCCCTTCATGGGGCAGTTAGAAATATAATGACCATTCCTCGTTTACTGAAAAAACAAGCCAAAGAGGAACTTCAGGCTGCAACGGGATAA